The Zingiber officinale cultivar Zhangliang chromosome 9A, Zo_v1.1, whole genome shotgun sequence genome window below encodes:
- the LOC122019611 gene encoding probable jasmonic acid carboxyl methyltransferase 2, whose translation MATQMAFARALVDLLQNVVDVFRSDALEKGPGEDSLVKLIPDQARKSLKLCIEQSDSLQNQRCANPESEHHLKMIPASDALGLSPRGFGTKLDGRGSARAALPPVYRQPSVLFPHEDFLHSVFQPRSSAGCRCCRHSSLSADKAALSGTVMDLKKDFYMNSGADNNSYARNSKIQHSPGVQGLIISKSKSKRREAAVAAYLGTGRPATMSVADLGCSSGPTALLAVEDIMAAVERACVELHRRPPEFNLLLNDLYGNDFNAVFRSLPELNSRRPGKGLCFVTGVPGTFYGRLFAAKSLHLVCSSSSLHWLSQMPEELQQKEGSPAACVNKGKVFISAGSPPCVAEAYRKQFHRDFATFLRCRAEEIVRGGLMVLAFMSRKNREAALMEDRYIWGLLEDALNAMASENLVAQERIDSFDAPFYAPSMEELEEEIEGEGSFCIRSSDQFLVRWDDDDQYSGTGGEANVTARPVTHAVRMAKGVRAVAESMLRSHFGEGFGMDDLFCRYGGLLAQYYADSEAAVTNVVISLVRK comes from the exons ATGGCCACCCAGATGGCCTTTGCAAGAGCCTTGGTGGACCTCTTGCAGAATGTAGTCGACGTCTTCCGCTCTGACGCACTTGAGAAAGGGCCTGGAGAAGACTCTCTTGTAAAGTTGATCCCCGATCAAG ctcggaaatctttgaagctttGTATCGAGCAGTCTGACAGTCTTCAGAACCAGCGCTGTGCCAATCCAGAAAGC GAGCATCATCTGAAGATGATCCCTGCTTCTGATGCGCTTGGGCTATCTCCAAGGGGGTTTGGAACAAagctcgatggaaggggatcggcgCGGGCGGCGCTTCCTCCTGTGTACCGTCAGCCTTCGGTTCTATTCCCACATGAAGATTTTCTCCACTCCGTCTTCCAGCCCCGCTCATCTGCCGGTTGCCGATGTTGCAG ACATTCATCACTGTCGGCAGACAAGGCGGCGCTGTCCGGTACGGTCATGGATCTCAAGAAAGATTTTTACATGAATTCCGGCGCCGACAACAACAGCTACGCCCGCAACTCTAAGATCCAG CATTCTCCGGGAGTGCAGGGATTGATCATATCCAAATCCAAAAGCAAGCGCCGGGAAGCGGCGGTGGCGGCCTACCTAGGCACCGGCCGGCCGGCGACTATGAGCGTTGCGGACTTGGGGTGCTCCTCCGGCCCCACGGCGTTGCTCGCGGTGGAAGACATCATGGCGGCGGTCGAGAGGGCGTGCGTGGAGCTGCACCGCCGGCCACCGGAGTTCAATCTGCTCCTCAACGACCTCTACGGCAACGACTTCAACGCTGTCTTCAGATCCTTGCCGGAACTCAACTCGCGGAGGCCGGGAAAAGGCCTCTGCTTCGTCACCGGCGTGCCCGGCACGTTCTACGGCCGGCTGTTCGCCGCCAAGAGCCTGCACTTGGTCTGCTCCTCGTCCAGCCTCCACTGGCTTTCTCag ATGCCTGAAGAACTTCAACAGAAGGAAGGATCGCCGGCGGCATGCGTGAACAAAGGGAAGGTGTTCATATCGGCAGGCAGTCCTCCGTGCGTGGCGGAGGCTTACCGGAAGCAGTTCCACAGAGATTTCGCGACCTTTCTCCGGTGTCGCGCAGAGGAGATCGTGAGGGGTGGGTTGATGGTGCTGGCGTTCATGAGCAGGAAGAACAGAGAGGCCGCCCTGATGGAGGACCGTTACATCTGGGGGCTACTCGAAGATGCACTCAACGCCATGGCCTCCGAG AATCTGGTGGCGCAGGAGAGGATCGACTCATTCGACGCTCCCTTCTACGCGCCGTCGATGGAAGAGTTAGAGGAGGAGATCGAGGGCGAGGGATCATTCTGCATCCGAAGCTCCGACCAGTTCCTAGTCAGGTGGGACGACGACGATCAGTACTCTGGCACCGGCGGGGAGGCGAACGTGACGGCGAGGCCGGTCACGCACGCCGTGCGCATGGCGAAGGGGGTTAGGGCGGTGGCGGAGTCGATGCTGAGGAGCCACTTCGGGGAAGGCTTCGGCATGGACGATCTCTTCTGCAGATACGGCGGATTACTGGCGCAGTATTACGCGGATAGCGAGGCGGCGGTGACGAACGTGGTGATCTCTCTGGTGAGGAAGTGA
- the LOC122020925 gene encoding probable jasmonic acid carboxyl methyltransferase 1, whose amino-acid sequence MDLKKDFHMNSGAGDNSYARNSKIQGLIISKSQSERREAAVAAYLGTGRPATMSVADLGCSSGPTALLAVEDIMAAVERACVELHGQPPEFNLLLNDLYGNDFNAVFGSLPEFNSRRQGKGLCFVTGVPGTFYGRLFAAKSLHLVCSSSSLHWLSQMPEELQQKEGSPAACVNKGKVFISAGSPPCVAEAYRKQFHRDFTTFLRCRAEEIVRGGLMVLAFMSRKNREAAMMEDLYIWELLADALNAMASENLVAQERIDSFDAPFYAPSMEELEEEIEGEGSFCIRSSDQFLVRWDDDDQYSGTGGEANVTARPVTHAVRMAKGVRAVSESMLRSHFGEGFGMDDLFCRYGGLLAQYYADSEAAVTNVVISLVRK is encoded by the exons ATGGATCTCAAGAAAGATTTTCACATGAATTCCGGCGCCGGCGACAACAGCTACGCCCGCAACTCTAAGATCCAG GGATTGATCATATCCAAATCCCAAAGCGAGCGCCGGGAAGCGGCGGTGGCGGCCTACCTAGGCACCGGCCGGCCGGCGACTATGAGCGTTGCGGACTTGGGGTGCTCCTCCGGCCCCACGGCGTTGCTCGCGGTGGAAGACATCATGGCGGCGGTCGAGAGGGCGTGCGTGGAGCTGCACGGCCAGCCGCCGGAGTTCAATCTGCTCCTCAACGACCTCTACGGCAACGACTTCAACGCTGTCTTCGGATCCTTGCCGGAATTCAACTCGCGGAGGCAGGGAAAAGGCCTCTGCTTCGTCACCGGCGTGCCCGGCACGTTCTACGGCCGGCTGTTCGCCGCCAAGAGCCTGCACTTGGTCTGCTCGTCGTCCAGCCTCCACTGGCTTTCTCag ATGCCTGAAGAACTTCAACAGAAGGAAGGATCGCCGGCGGCATGCGTGAACAAAGGGAAGGTGTTCATATCGGCAGGCAGTCCCCCGTGCGTGGCGGAGGCTTACCGGAAGCAGTTCCACAGAGATTTCACGACCTTTCTCCGGTGTCGCGCAGAGGAGATCGTGAGGGGAGGGTTGATGGTGTTGGCGTTCATGAGCAGGAAGAACAGAGAGGCCGCCATGATGGAGGACCTCTACATCTGGGAGCTACTCGCAGATGCACTCAACGCCATGGCCTCCGAG AATTTGGTGGCGCAGGAAAGGATCGACTCATTCGACGCTCCCTTCTACGCGCCGTCGATGGAAGAGTTAGAGGAGGAGATCGAGGGCGAGGGCTCGTTCTGCATCCGAAGCTCCGACCAGTTCCTAGTCAGGTGGGACGACGACGATCAGTACTCTGGCACCGGCGGGGAGGCGAACGTGACGGCGAGGCCGGTGACGCACGCCGTGCGCATGGCGAAGGGGGTGAGGGCGGTGTCGGAGTCGATGCTGAGGAGCCACTTCGGGGAAGGCTTCGGCATGGACGATCTCTTCTGCAGATACGGCGGATTACTGGCGCAGTATTACGCGGATAGCGAGGCGGCGGTGACGAACGTGGTGATCTCTCTGGTGAGGAAGTGA